The following proteins are encoded in a genomic region of Bradyrhizobium sp. SK17:
- a CDS encoding DUF4166 domain-containing protein: MASARIPTLKTAPASDTKLLDDRRFRALLSDEDWGRLPVAIWRRFSTRVEDGNTVVYVGEVEEASSSRAGWWLAQVARLIGGPLPTGNEMRVPMIVTVTENAASGGQIWTRICARRNGFPQVIHSAKRFAGPTGLEEYVGFGISMALGISVEHEALVFRSVGYSLQLGPFRLALPEWLTPGDLTVTHSDLGCGDFRFTLEIIHPRLGRLLRQSAVFREASS, translated from the coding sequence GAGGATACCCACCTTAAAGACAGCGCCGGCTTCCGATACCAAACTGCTCGATGACCGTCGCTTCCGCGCCTTGCTGTCGGACGAGGATTGGGGCCGGCTGCCGGTTGCGATCTGGCGGCGGTTCTCGACGCGCGTCGAGGACGGCAACACCGTCGTCTATGTCGGCGAAGTCGAAGAGGCCTCGAGCAGTCGCGCCGGCTGGTGGCTGGCGCAGGTTGCACGGCTGATCGGCGGACCGCTTCCGACCGGCAACGAGATGCGCGTGCCGATGATCGTCACGGTCACCGAGAACGCTGCGAGCGGCGGCCAGATCTGGACCCGCATCTGTGCCCGCCGCAACGGCTTCCCGCAGGTGATTCATTCCGCCAAGCGCTTCGCCGGTCCGACCGGGCTCGAAGAGTATGTCGGCTTCGGCATCAGCATGGCGCTTGGGATCTCGGTCGAGCACGAGGCGCTGGTGTTTCGCAGCGTCGGCTATTCGCTGCAACTCGGTCCGTTCCGGCTGGCGCTGCCCGAATGGCTCACGCCCGGCGACCTCACGGTGACTCATTCCGATCTCGGCTGCGGCGACTTCCGCTTCACGCTGGAGATCATCCACCCGCGTTTGGGCCGGCTGCTGCGGCAGTCCGCCGTGTTCAGGGAGGCCTCGTCATGA
- a CDS encoding TIGR01777 family oxidoreductase, translating into MTPLLWTLVAIQIAMGAFDTFYHHEFTERLAWRPSQRRELQLHSLRNMLYALLFLVLGWLEVHGVLAIAVLVVLVVEIVITLLDFVEEDLSRKLPPSERINHTLLAINYGAILVLLVPVLIGWAMQPTAVVPAYAGALSLFATAAAVGAALFGARDVAASRRLGRMASRPAAMLVEKLPARQTVLVTGATGFIGSRLVAGLTASGHQVIALIRNPAKAETLPPPVTLITSLDQLPASSTIDAIVNLAGEPIGNGLWTEAKRRKIIASRVDMTADVVKLIARLERKPQVLVSGSAIGWYGLWQDQVLTESAKSHACFSHELCEAWENAARPAADHGVRVAYLRIGLVVGTDGGFITRMLTPFEFGLGGPLGSGRQWMSWIERDDLVRLIAHVIAKPELSGPINATAPIPVTNTKFTEELGRRLHRPAIFRVPAALLRTIGGDFADELLLGGQRVLPNKALSNGFVFRHETLRSAFEAIL; encoded by the coding sequence ATGACACCGCTGCTATGGACCCTGGTCGCGATCCAGATCGCGATGGGCGCGTTCGACACCTTCTATCACCACGAGTTCACCGAGCGGCTGGCGTGGCGTCCGTCGCAGCGTCGTGAGCTGCAACTGCACAGCCTGCGCAACATGCTCTATGCGCTGCTGTTCCTGGTGCTCGGCTGGCTCGAGGTGCACGGCGTTCTCGCGATTGCCGTGCTGGTCGTGCTGGTCGTCGAGATCGTCATCACCCTGCTGGATTTCGTCGAGGAGGATCTAAGCCGCAAGCTGCCGCCGAGCGAGCGGATCAATCACACGCTGCTGGCGATCAATTATGGCGCGATCCTCGTGCTGCTGGTGCCGGTGCTGATCGGCTGGGCCATGCAGCCCACCGCCGTCGTGCCGGCCTATGCCGGTGCCCTGAGTCTGTTTGCGACCGCCGCGGCGGTCGGTGCGGCACTGTTCGGTGCGCGCGACGTTGCCGCGTCGCGACGCCTCGGGCGGATGGCAAGCCGGCCGGCCGCGATGCTGGTCGAGAAATTGCCGGCGCGGCAGACCGTGCTGGTCACCGGCGCGACCGGCTTCATCGGCAGCCGCCTGGTCGCGGGTCTCACCGCATCGGGTCATCAGGTGATCGCGTTGATCCGCAACCCGGCCAAGGCCGAGACGCTGCCGCCGCCGGTGACGCTGATCACCAGCCTCGACCAGTTGCCCGCCAGCTCGACGATCGATGCCATCGTCAATCTGGCCGGCGAACCGATCGGCAACGGCCTGTGGACCGAGGCCAAGCGGCGCAAGATCATCGCCTCGCGTGTCGACATGACCGCTGATGTCGTCAAGTTGATCGCGCGCCTCGAACGCAAGCCGCAGGTCTTGGTCAGCGGCTCGGCGATCGGCTGGTACGGGCTCTGGCAGGACCAGGTGCTGACCGAGTCGGCGAAATCCCATGCCTGCTTCAGTCACGAGCTATGCGAGGCTTGGGAGAATGCAGCCAGACCCGCCGCCGATCACGGTGTGCGCGTGGCTTATTTGCGAATCGGTCTCGTGGTCGGCACCGATGGCGGCTTCATCACGCGGATGCTGACGCCGTTCGAGTTCGGGCTCGGCGGCCCGCTCGGCTCGGGCAGGCAGTGGATGTCGTGGATCGAGCGCGACGATCTGGTGCGCCTGATCGCCCATGTGATTGCGAAGCCCGAGCTCTCCGGTCCGATCAACGCGACGGCGCCGATCCCGGTGACCAACACGAAATTCACCGAGGAGCTCGGACGCCGCTTGCACAGGCCCGCGATCTTCCGCGTGCCTGCCGCGCTGCTACGCACCATCGGTGGCGACTTCGCCGACGAACTCCTGCTCGGCGGCCAGCGCGTGCTGCCGAACAAGGCGCTCAGCAATGGGTTCGTGTTCCGACACGAGACGCTGCGCAGCGCGTTCGAGGCGATCTTGTAG
- the lipB gene encoding lipoyl(octanoyl) transferase LipB — MVNDRQSLDLTTFARPAGGGAVEWRISDQAVPYPDSLATMDARVAAIAAGEAPELVWLLEHPPLYTSGTSGKADDLLDPRFPTFQSGRGGQVTYHGPGQRVAYVMLDLKRRRPDVRAYVASLEEWIIRTLAAFNVRGERREDRVGVWVKRPDKGPGFEDKIAAIGVRLRRWVSFHGIAINVEPELSHFQAIVPCGVVDPRYGVTSLIDLGLPVTMADVDIALRQAFSEVFGDIAARLPEATA, encoded by the coding sequence ATGGTTAACGACCGCCAAAGCCTCGATCTGACAACGTTTGCACGCCCTGCGGGCGGCGGCGCGGTCGAATGGCGGATTTCCGACCAGGCGGTGCCCTACCCGGATTCTCTCGCCACGATGGATGCACGGGTCGCCGCCATCGCTGCGGGCGAGGCACCGGAGCTGGTTTGGCTGTTGGAGCACCCGCCGCTCTACACCTCCGGCACCAGCGGCAAGGCCGACGACCTGCTCGACCCGCGCTTTCCGACCTTCCAGAGCGGCCGCGGCGGCCAGGTCACGTATCACGGTCCGGGCCAGCGCGTGGCTTACGTCATGCTCGACCTCAAGCGGCGTCGGCCGGACGTGCGCGCCTACGTCGCCTCGCTGGAGGAATGGATCATCCGTACCCTGGCTGCCTTCAACGTCCGCGGCGAGCGCCGCGAGGACCGCGTAGGCGTCTGGGTGAAACGGCCGGACAAGGGGCCGGGCTTTGAGGACAAGATCGCCGCGATCGGCGTGCGGCTGCGCCGCTGGGTCTCGTTCCACGGCATCGCCATCAATGTCGAGCCTGAGCTATCGCACTTCCAGGCGATCGTGCCCTGCGGCGTGGTCGATCCGCGCTATGGCGTCACCTCGCTGATCGATCTCGGGCTGCCGGTCACGATGGCCGATGTCGACATCGCGCTCCGGCAGGCGTTTTCCGAGGTGTTTGGAGATATCGCGGCGCGCCTGCCGGAAGCGACTGCGTAG
- a CDS encoding FliM/FliN family flagellar motor switch protein, whose translation MPTLDKVSVDLMVVLGTTTMPIHQVMRLSRGAIIELDATEADEVKILANNLPVASGVVLVDRNRIAVEVKQMLPKSPGVRS comes from the coding sequence GTGCCCACCCTCGATAAAGTCAGCGTAGATCTCATGGTGGTCCTCGGCACCACCACCATGCCGATTCACCAGGTCATGCGGCTGTCCCGTGGCGCCATCATCGAACTGGATGCCACCGAGGCCGACGAGGTCAAGATCCTCGCGAACAACCTGCCGGTCGCGAGCGGCGTGGTATTGGTCGACCGCAACCGGATTGCGGTCGAGGTCAAGCAAATGCTGCCGAAATCTCCCGGGGTTCGCAGTTAA
- a CDS encoding reverse transcriptase family protein: protein MNETVAPGTLTRQELYDRIRQSSKDEVILEEMIRLGFWPDGEDAPAPAAEVIRARADAMRELTELQRQNATLGDPARALKEMHKRRKAEAMARRQETKRRNAEARQSRAFAWYDRRKRDVLYLGEDVSHGLHTHTTATPLRDGLPPLTDAKALADAMGVPLGELRFLAFNRKVASVNHYQRFTIPKKSGGERLISAPMPRLKRAQYWVLDNILARVPLHDAAHGFAPERSILTNARNHVGRDVVINLDLKDFFPTLTYARVKGLFEALGYTEAVAIPLALLCTEPMVDEVSLDGERHFIADGPRLLPQGAPTSPAITNLICRKLDRRLVGLARTLGFVYSRYADDLTFSGSGEAVKKIGTLLKAVHGIVGAEGFNIHPDKTRVMRRSSRQEVTGLTVNEAAAVPRDLLRRYRAVLQQVERHGPEGKHFGPGKDVIRSLLGFGHFAVMVDPASGTPLLQRAQRLAAQYAPTRSARRPTRAAFRKAAATGQMPPGRQWAPAERPPPAPDPVLVALARQDEKKRAAQARTAAPSPSRMPNVPPPPAGATHAAGPQPAPAAGPATAPGRKRPPWFVTALVILAALALLPVPGGPAIAGAILFFYFRRWWRR from the coding sequence GTGAACGAGACCGTTGCTCCGGGCACGCTGACGCGTCAGGAACTCTACGACCGCATCCGCCAGTCGTCGAAGGACGAGGTCATCCTCGAAGAGATGATCCGGCTCGGTTTCTGGCCCGACGGCGAAGACGCACCGGCGCCCGCCGCGGAGGTGATCCGCGCCCGCGCCGATGCGATGCGCGAGCTTACCGAGTTGCAGCGCCAGAACGCCACGCTCGGTGATCCCGCGCGGGCGCTGAAGGAAATGCACAAGCGCCGCAAGGCCGAGGCGATGGCGCGGCGGCAGGAGACCAAGCGTCGCAACGCCGAGGCACGACAAAGCCGGGCCTTTGCCTGGTACGATCGGCGCAAGCGCGATGTGCTCTATCTCGGCGAGGACGTCTCGCACGGCCTTCATACCCACACCACCGCCACGCCCCTGCGCGATGGCCTGCCCCCGCTCACCGATGCCAAGGCGCTGGCCGACGCGATGGGCGTGCCGCTGGGTGAGCTGCGCTTCCTCGCCTTCAACAGGAAAGTGGCCTCGGTCAATCACTACCAGCGCTTCACGATCCCCAAGAAGAGCGGCGGCGAGCGGTTGATCTCGGCGCCGATGCCGCGCCTCAAGCGCGCGCAGTACTGGGTGCTCGACAACATTCTCGCGCGGGTGCCGCTGCATGATGCCGCGCATGGATTTGCGCCTGAGCGTTCCATCCTGACCAATGCGCGCAACCATGTCGGCCGCGACGTGGTGATCAATCTCGATCTCAAGGACTTCTTCCCGACCCTGACCTATGCTCGCGTCAAGGGTTTGTTCGAGGCGCTGGGCTACACGGAGGCGGTCGCGATCCCGCTTGCGCTGCTGTGCACCGAGCCGATGGTCGACGAAGTGTCGCTCGATGGCGAGCGCCATTTCATCGCCGACGGCCCGCGGCTGCTGCCGCAGGGCGCGCCGACCAGCCCGGCGATCACCAACCTGATCTGCCGCAAACTCGACCGGCGCCTTGTCGGCCTCGCGCGGACACTCGGCTTCGTCTACAGCCGCTACGCCGACGACCTGACCTTCTCCGGCTCGGGCGAAGCGGTGAAAAAGATCGGGACACTGCTCAAGGCCGTGCACGGTATCGTCGGGGCCGAAGGGTTCAATATCCATCCGGACAAGACGCGCGTGATGCGCCGCTCGTCGCGCCAGGAGGTTACCGGCCTCACCGTGAACGAGGCGGCGGCGGTGCCGCGCGACCTGTTGCGCCGCTACCGCGCCGTGCTGCAGCAGGTCGAGCGCCACGGGCCGGAGGGCAAGCATTTCGGCCCCGGCAAGGACGTGATCCGCTCGCTGCTCGGCTTCGGCCATTTCGCCGTGATGGTGGATCCTGCGAGCGGCACGCCGCTGCTTCAGCGTGCGCAACGCCTCGCCGCGCAATACGCGCCAACGCGCTCCGCGCGGCGCCCGACCCGCGCCGCATTCCGCAAGGCCGCGGCCACCGGCCAGATGCCGCCTGGCCGACAATGGGCACCCGCGGAGCGCCCACCGCCAGCGCCGGACCCAGTGCTGGTCGCGCTGGCACGGCAGGACGAAAAGAAGCGGGCTGCGCAAGCGCGCACGGCAGCGCCCAGCCCGTCGCGCATGCCCAATGTTCCGCCTCCACCGGCGGGTGCGACGCACGCAGCCGGCCCGCAGCCTGCCCCCGCGGCAGGCCCGGCGACGGCACCTGGCAGGAAAAGGCCACCGTGGTTCGTCACCGCATTGGTGATCCTGGCCGCGCTCGCCCTGCTGCCGGTCCCCGGCGGCCCCGCGATCGCCGGCGCAATATTGTTTTTCTACTTCAGGCGATGGTGGCGGCGCTGA
- a CDS encoding SWIM zinc finger family protein, whose product MNFAYRFLGSTSASSDAASSSFAFAPDTLRQPTFFTGKVARHLAFREAISALHHVVVSDLRFKPRDRTAYFEWLKQNEANFLAEATTQSAAIRPRIAELQDRIRGFDRERDRLMKPFWAARQSYFNYLYKQNRDAWIVLDPVITVHPDEIFFECFSLDESSYGRLSCDHDVFENLGEMAFGTTNIDYSHALYDEFQKIRSYRDTTLTIDPTGFEVQTGDELDFREEKIDLPDSWVRGFLQVSSAMTLPAHVFDLHPVDMANILTRLAQKKEKAGPRSLRFVLKPDAPVEVVIEPWGERLTFRRSIYRGSSAAEIRIWGRRRLAILGRALPLARSVRVHLTGSGLPSFFVVDFGGLRFTLGLSGWTANDWSSAGQFDLLAPRHKVDNDTAQRVFAALGKSHAASAAELARQTGVDQTLVHAALTAYTQAGRAMFDLDKSLYRLRELTREPLSPAQLRFSSAQEEKADRLIDANLVTIGSIDRNQGARAISGSVLDNARTEQVNLVIDEDDRLIEARCSCHFYGHNKMMRGPCEHMLALRRIFHSQVEGVAQDGPAIA is encoded by the coding sequence ATGAATTTCGCATATCGATTTCTCGGCAGCACCAGCGCCTCGTCCGACGCCGCCTCATCGTCGTTCGCCTTCGCGCCGGACACGCTGCGTCAGCCGACGTTCTTCACCGGCAAGGTCGCGCGTCACCTCGCATTCCGCGAGGCGATCTCCGCGCTGCATCATGTCGTCGTCTCGGACCTGCGCTTCAAGCCGCGCGACCGCACCGCCTATTTCGAGTGGCTGAAGCAGAACGAGGCCAACTTCCTCGCCGAGGCGACAACGCAGTCCGCGGCGATCAGGCCGCGCATCGCGGAATTGCAGGACCGCATCCGCGGCTTCGACCGCGAGCGCGATCGGCTGATGAAGCCGTTCTGGGCGGCGCGGCAATCCTATTTCAACTACCTCTACAAGCAGAACCGCGACGCCTGGATCGTGCTCGATCCGGTCATAACAGTGCACCCGGACGAGATCTTCTTCGAGTGCTTCAGCCTCGACGAATCGAGCTACGGGCGGCTGTCGTGCGACCACGACGTGTTCGAGAACCTCGGCGAGATGGCTTTCGGCACCACCAATATCGACTATAGCCACGCGCTCTACGACGAATTCCAGAAAATCCGCTCCTATCGCGACACCACGCTCACCATCGACCCCACCGGGTTCGAGGTGCAGACCGGCGACGAGCTCGACTTCCGCGAGGAGAAGATCGACCTGCCGGATAGCTGGGTGCGCGGCTTCCTGCAGGTGTCGAGCGCCATGACCCTGCCGGCGCATGTATTCGACCTGCATCCCGTGGACATGGCCAACATCCTCACCCGCCTCGCGCAGAAGAAGGAGAAGGCCGGCCCGCGTTCGCTGCGGTTCGTGCTGAAGCCGGACGCGCCGGTGGAAGTGGTGATCGAGCCATGGGGCGAGCGACTCACGTTCCGTCGCTCGATCTATCGCGGCAGTTCAGCCGCCGAGATCCGCATCTGGGGCCGGCGGCGGCTGGCGATCCTCGGGCGGGCGCTGCCCCTGGCGCGCTCGGTGCGGGTGCACCTGACCGGGAGTGGCCTGCCGTCGTTCTTCGTCGTCGACTTCGGCGGCCTGCGCTTCACGCTCGGCCTGTCGGGCTGGACCGCGAATGACTGGTCGTCCGCCGGACAATTCGATTTGCTCGCGCCGCGCCACAAGGTCGACAACGACACCGCGCAACGTGTTTTCGCGGCGCTCGGCAAGTCCCACGCGGCGAGCGCCGCCGAGCTGGCACGACAGACCGGCGTCGACCAGACGCTCGTGCACGCGGCGCTGACGGCCTACACCCAGGCCGGGCGCGCCATGTTCGATCTCGACAAGTCGCTGTACCGTCTGCGCGAGCTGACGCGCGAGCCGTTGTCGCCGGCCCAGTTGCGCTTCTCGAGCGCGCAGGAGGAGAAGGCCGATCGCCTGATCGACGCCAACCTGGTGACGATCGGCAGCATCGATCGCAACCAGGGCGCTCGCGCCATCAGCGGCAGCGTGCTCGACAATGCCCGCACCGAGCAGGTGAACCTCGTCATCGACGAGGACGACCGTCTCATCGAGGCGCGATGCAGCTGTCACTTCTACGGCCACAACAAGATGATGCGCGGTCCTTGCGAGCACATGCTCGCGCTGCGCCGGATCTTCCATTCGCAAGTCGAGGGCGTCGCCCAGGACGGACCCGCCATCGCATGA
- a CDS encoding polysaccharide deacetylase family protein yields the protein MIANVLVMIRKRSRTVIGAALLGSCLLTQQAGAAECQGNPNALGTSRTLVVDPREHPRIGTMQYPETLPLADHEVVLTFDDGPLPKYSNQILAILASQCVKATFFTIGAQARANPEGVRKLIAAGHTVGTHSQNHPLTMNKMPLEKVQKEVDDGIASTLAALNGDKSKLAPFFRIPGLMRAEIPEAYLASQGIQVWSADFPADDWRHISPQRVYDLAIQRIEAKHKGILLLHDIQPRTVAALPRILATLKERGYRIVHVVPATADRPATPTQPQQWFMRPPTETVAISRWPRIPNFIFTATRTLPAPVFADMDWRDADILDHAQHARIGMPVRTAWPQPQPTQFAAASTLPVPAADVFRVPEALDVTLLASRSAASRRLAQHAVGPAAGAPRAQAISARQARRPKQAAHQIPAPHGRGHGMPQHVGLPAASNAAVHVTKRTPRAEASAASKRVPD from the coding sequence ATGATTGCAAACGTCCTGGTGATGATCCGGAAGCGGTCGCGGACCGTGATCGGCGCGGCGCTGCTGGGCTCGTGCTTGCTGACGCAGCAGGCGGGCGCTGCGGAGTGCCAGGGTAACCCGAACGCGCTCGGCACCTCGCGGACCCTCGTCGTCGACCCCAGGGAGCATCCGCGGATCGGCACCATGCAGTATCCGGAGACCTTGCCGCTCGCCGATCACGAGGTGGTGCTGACCTTCGATGACGGACCGCTGCCGAAATACAGCAACCAGATTTTGGCCATCCTCGCCAGCCAATGCGTCAAGGCGACCTTCTTCACCATCGGCGCGCAGGCCAGGGCCAATCCGGAGGGCGTGCGCAAGCTGATCGCGGCAGGCCATACCGTCGGCACCCACAGCCAGAATCATCCGCTGACGATGAACAAGATGCCGCTCGAGAAGGTGCAAAAGGAAGTCGACGACGGCATCGCCTCGACGCTCGCAGCGCTCAACGGCGACAAGAGCAAGCTGGCGCCGTTCTTCCGGATCCCCGGCCTGATGCGCGCCGAGATTCCCGAGGCCTATCTGGCGTCGCAGGGCATCCAGGTCTGGAGCGCTGACTTCCCGGCCGACGACTGGCGCCACATCTCGCCGCAGCGGGTCTACGATCTCGCGATCCAGCGCATCGAGGCCAAGCACAAGGGCATCCTGCTGCTGCACGACATCCAGCCGCGCACCGTCGCGGCGCTGCCGCGCATCCTCGCCACGCTGAAAGAGCGCGGCTATCGCATCGTCCATGTGGTGCCGGCCACGGCCGACCGGCCGGCAACGCCGACCCAGCCGCAGCAATGGTTCATGCGTCCGCCGACCGAGACCGTGGCGATCTCGCGCTGGCCGAGGATTCCGAACTTCATCTTCACCGCTACTCGCACGCTGCCTGCGCCTGTGTTTGCAGACATGGACTGGCGTGACGCCGACATCCTCGATCACGCGCAGCACGCCCGGATCGGCATGCCGGTCCGCACGGCATGGCCACAGCCGCAGCCGACGCAGTTCGCGGCGGCCTCGACATTGCCTGTTCCGGCGGCCGACGTGTTTCGCGTTCCCGAGGCGCTGGACGTAACATTGCTCGCGTCCCGATCGGCGGCAAGCCGTCGTCTCGCTCAACACGCGGTTGGTCCAGCCGCCGGTGCACCGCGCGCGCAGGCGATCTCGGCACGCCAGGCCAGGCGTCCGAAGCAGGCCGCGCATCAGATCCCCGCTCCGCATGGCAGAGGCCACGGCATGCCGCAGCATGTCGGACTGCCGGCCGCGAGCAACGCGGCAGTACACGTCACCAAGCGCACGCCGCGCGCCGAAGCCTCGGCCGCCAGCAAGCGCGTACCTGATTAG
- the mgtE gene encoding magnesium transporter, which produces MAENFDVAEPAEADPLAQMPMRDEEGQLRPEFVAGITRAIHAADRPLLCEVVAELHEADLGDLIAALEPDDRVTLVEITGTDFDFSALNEVDETVREEILEELEPETVAEGVRELESDDAVELLESLDEEDQEEILEKLPAAEREDIERSLLYPENSAGRRMQTEFIAVPPDRTVGQAIDYMRDTPDLPDRFYEIYVVDADRHLLGAVPLDVLLRTRRPVPVAELIDEDRRRVSALEDQEAVARMFGKYNLVAAPVVDTTDRLVGVITIDDVVDVIEEEADEDLKALGGVTHPEELSDTVWTIARGRFNWLLVNLATAFLASSVLGLFEGQLEKMVALAVLAPIVASQGGNAATQTMTVAVRALATRELGSYNAMRVVLRETMVGLVNGIAFAVITGIAAVAWFKIPGLGLVIGLAIICNLVAGALGGILIPMVLERVRADPAVASGMFVTTVTDVVGFFSFLGIATLWFGLK; this is translated from the coding sequence ATGGCCGAGAATTTCGACGTTGCCGAACCCGCCGAGGCCGACCCGCTGGCGCAGATGCCGATGCGGGACGAGGAGGGCCAGCTTCGCCCCGAATTCGTCGCTGGCATCACCCGGGCCATCCACGCCGCTGACCGGCCGCTGCTGTGCGAGGTGGTCGCGGAGCTGCACGAGGCCGATCTCGGCGACCTGATCGCGGCGCTGGAGCCGGACGACCGCGTCACCCTGGTGGAGATCACCGGCACCGATTTCGACTTCTCGGCGCTCAACGAGGTCGACGAGACGGTCCGCGAGGAAATCCTCGAGGAGCTCGAGCCGGAGACGGTTGCGGAGGGTGTCCGCGAGCTCGAATCCGACGACGCCGTCGAGCTGCTGGAGAGCCTCGACGAGGAAGACCAGGAAGAGATCCTGGAGAAGCTGCCGGCGGCCGAGCGCGAGGACATCGAGCGCAGCCTGCTGTATCCGGAGAATTCCGCTGGCCGGCGGATGCAGACCGAGTTCATCGCGGTGCCGCCGGATCGGACGGTCGGGCAGGCGATCGACTACATGCGCGATACGCCCGATCTGCCGGACCGCTTCTATGAGATCTATGTGGTCGACGCCGACAGGCACCTGCTCGGCGCGGTGCCGCTCGACGTCCTGCTGCGCACGCGCCGTCCGGTTCCGGTCGCGGAGCTGATCGACGAGGACCGTCGCCGGGTCTCCGCGCTGGAGGACCAGGAAGCGGTCGCGCGGATGTTCGGCAAGTACAATCTGGTCGCAGCGCCAGTGGTCGATACCACCGACCGGCTGGTCGGCGTCATCACCATCGACGACGTCGTCGACGTGATCGAGGAGGAGGCCGACGAGGACCTCAAGGCGCTCGGCGGCGTCACCCATCCGGAAGAGCTGTCCGACACGGTCTGGACCATCGCCCGCGGTCGCTTCAACTGGCTCCTGGTCAATCTCGCCACCGCATTCCTCGCCTCGTCGGTGCTCGGCCTGTTCGAGGGCCAGCTCGAGAAGATGGTGGCGCTCGCGGTGCTGGCGCCGATCGTGGCGAGCCAGGGCGGCAATGCCGCGACCCAAACCATGACGGTCGCGGTGCGCGCGCTCGCCACCCGCGAGCTCGGCTCCTACAACGCGATGCGCGTGGTGTTGCGCGAGACCATGGTCGGGCTCGTCAACGGCATCGCCTTTGCCGTCATCACCGGAATTGCCGCGGTGGCCTGGTTCAAGATTCCGGGGCTTGGCCTCGTGATCGGGCTTGCGATCATCTGCAACCTGGTCGCCGGCGCACTCGGCGGCATCCTGATTCCGATGGTGCTGGAACGGGTGCGTGCCGACCCCGCGGTCGCCTCCGGCATGTTTGTCACGACGGTCACCGACGTGGTCGGCTTCTTCTCGTTCCTCGGCATCGCCACGCTGTGGTTCGGGCTGAAATAG
- a CDS encoding DNA-binding transcriptional regulator, which produces MQRLRLKADGRIVELRDGQEVPLVPAHPAEAATAAGATQPAVRDLRRRAQLTQLEFAAKLGVPVETIRNWEQGKRAPRGPARALLAVIAHSPETVFAALSSEPTAA; this is translated from the coding sequence ATGCAGCGATTGCGGCTCAAGGCGGACGGACGGATCGTTGAATTGCGGGACGGGCAGGAAGTCCCGCTCGTGCCCGCGCATCCGGCCGAGGCGGCGACGGCGGCCGGCGCCACGCAACCTGCCGTGCGGGATCTGCGCCGCCGCGCCCAGCTCACCCAGCTCGAATTCGCTGCCAAGCTCGGCGTGCCCGTGGAAACCATCCGCAACTGGGAGCAGGGCAAGCGCGCACCGCGGGGACCTGCCCGCGCGCTGCTCGCCGTGATCGCCCATTCGCCGGAAACGGTGTTCGCCGCGCTGTCGAGCGAGCCGACGGCGGCGTGA
- a CDS encoding LysR substrate-binding domain-containing protein, translated as MSIAFSQLRAFHAVAAHGGFTAASRVLHVGQPTLTIQVKELEETYGVELLIRKPRHTELTEAGAALFEITRGIMTFCDEAHELLAAHGKATKGHLRVATVGPFHATEIIAAFKRDHPEVQISTLLGNSERTLRHIVDFEADVAILAEVPEDPRVTMIPYRTHRVIVFVNRDHPWFKRKSVRLRELADQPIVLRERGSTTRRAFEATMQAEGIRIEPVFEIESREGVWKAVERGLGISVVADFEFVPHPNLRTLEISDRTITTQYSIAHHSGRGHSPIIKAFIDTVRRMTESDRSG; from the coding sequence ATGTCAATAGCGTTCAGCCAGCTCCGCGCCTTCCACGCGGTCGCCGCCCATGGCGGCTTCACCGCGGCGTCGCGTGTGCTCCATGTCGGCCAGCCGACGCTGACCATCCAGGTCAAGGAGCTGGAGGAGACCTACGGCGTCGAACTCCTGATCCGGAAACCGCGCCACACTGAATTGACCGAAGCCGGCGCCGCACTGTTCGAGATCACCCGCGGCATCATGACGTTCTGCGACGAGGCGCATGAGTTGTTGGCCGCGCATGGCAAGGCGACCAAGGGGCATCTCCGGGTCGCGACCGTCGGCCCATTTCACGCCACCGAGATCATTGCCGCCTTCAAGCGCGATCATCCGGAGGTGCAGATCTCGACCCTGCTCGGCAATTCCGAGCGCACCCTGCGTCACATCGTCGACTTCGAGGCCGATGTCGCGATCCTCGCGGAGGTCCCGGAGGATCCGCGCGTCACCATGATCCCTTACCGCACGCACCGCGTGATCGTGTTCGTCAACCGCGATCATCCCTGGTTCAAGCGGAAGTCGGTCAGGCTGCGCGAACTCGCCGACCAGCCGATCGTGCTGCGCGAGCGTGGCTCGACCACGCGGCGCGCGTTCGAGGCGACGATGCAGGCCGAAGGCATCCGGATCGAGCCGGTGTTCGAGATCGAGAGCCGCGAGGGCGTCTGGAAGGCGGTCGAGCGCGGGCTCGGCATCAGCGTGGTTGCCGATTTCGAATTCGTTCCGCATCCCAATCTGCGCACGCTCGAAATCAGCGACCGCACCATCACGACCCAATACAGCATCGCCCACCACAGCGGGCGCGGGCACTCCCCGATCATCAAGGCGTTCATCGATACGGTGCGGCGCATGACGGAAAGCGATCGCAGTGGCTGA